One window from the genome of Deltaproteobacteria bacterium encodes:
- a CDS encoding long-chain-acyl-CoA synthetase produces the protein MDLLSRVITLVEDVRELPAYARIGLALKRAGRGGLPTCGYVMRAQAEKIPERVLLRFEDETVTYGEYNAGVNRYANLLENAGVARGEVVAIMMENSPGFLMAEGAAAKLGAVGALINTNLRGPALQHALASANARVVVADAAAWPWLSELGPLAEVLVYAGAVPADLHGTPFRSLPEGLAAAGTAEPNIPDVTVSDVMLYIYTSGTTGYPKPTIIRHARFTMGGYGLRYLLDLRPGDCAYAPTPLYHGYANLAGFAPALYNGTTFASRRKFSARNFLDDVQRHGVTHFLYVGELCRYLLRQPPSPRDRQHRIRVAGGPGLRPDIWAEFVERFGIARVVETYGQTEANLSLLNRRGRIGSVGRCAPFTHGQLKLARYDVASGTLTRGHDGRLIECRPGEVGELLSEISPRTTMSFDGYVQQSHNQQKIVRDCFRPDDRYLRTGDLLRRDRAGYYYFADRVGDTFRWKGENVATQEVAELLNAAPGVNETAVYGVQVPGTDGRAGMAVLVLAAGERFEPAAFYAFVERTLPAYARPLFVRLAQSMDVTGTLKHTKLRLQAEGYDPTRIADPLYFRDERQRTYVALDLTVARRIDAGEVSV, from the coding sequence GGAGAAGATCCCCGAGCGTGTGCTGCTGCGCTTTGAAGACGAGACGGTGACGTATGGGGAATACAACGCCGGTGTCAATCGCTACGCCAATCTGCTCGAGAATGCCGGTGTAGCGCGCGGTGAAGTGGTTGCGATCATGATGGAGAATTCGCCCGGCTTCCTCATGGCCGAAGGGGCGGCGGCTAAACTTGGCGCCGTCGGCGCGCTGATCAATACCAACCTTCGTGGTCCGGCCCTGCAACACGCGCTGGCGAGCGCGAACGCACGGGTGGTGGTGGCCGACGCCGCGGCCTGGCCGTGGCTGAGCGAACTCGGGCCGCTGGCCGAGGTGCTGGTTTACGCCGGTGCGGTTCCCGCCGATCTGCACGGCACGCCTTTTCGCTCGCTCCCCGAGGGGCTGGCGGCGGCAGGGACGGCTGAGCCGAACATTCCCGACGTCACCGTCTCCGATGTGATGCTGTACATCTACACCTCCGGTACTACCGGTTATCCGAAGCCGACCATCATTCGTCACGCGCGCTTCACCATGGGCGGCTACGGCTTGCGTTACCTGCTAGACCTGCGGCCGGGAGATTGTGCCTACGCCCCGACGCCGCTCTACCACGGCTATGCCAACCTCGCCGGCTTTGCCCCCGCGCTTTACAACGGCACCACTTTCGCCTCGCGCCGCAAGTTCTCCGCGCGCAACTTCCTCGATGACGTGCAGCGCCACGGGGTTACGCACTTCCTGTACGTCGGCGAGCTGTGTCGCTACTTGCTGCGCCAGCCGCCCAGCCCGCGCGATCGCCAGCACCGCATCCGGGTCGCCGGCGGGCCGGGTTTGCGGCCGGACATATGGGCCGAATTCGTCGAGCGCTTCGGCATCGCTCGCGTGGTCGAAACCTACGGGCAGACCGAGGCCAATCTCAGCCTGCTGAATCGCCGCGGCCGCATCGGCTCGGTCGGCCGCTGTGCCCCGTTCACGCACGGGCAGCTGAAGCTGGCGCGCTACGATGTCGCCTCGGGCACGCTGACGCGCGGGCACGACGGGCGCTTGATCGAATGCCGCCCGGGCGAAGTCGGCGAGCTGCTCAGCGAAATCTCGCCGCGGACGACGATGAGCTTCGACGGCTATGTGCAGCAAAGCCACAACCAACAAAAGATAGTGCGCGACTGCTTTCGCCCGGACGACCGCTACCTGCGCACTGGTGATCTGCTGCGCCGCGACCGCGCCGGCTACTACTACTTCGCCGATCGCGTCGGCGACACCTTTCGCTGGAAAGGCGAGAACGTCGCCACCCAGGAGGTGGCCGAGTTGCTCAACGCCGCGCCGGGCGTGAACGAAACGGCTGTCTACGGGGTGCAAGTTCCCGGCACCGATGGCCGCGCCGGCATGGCGGTGCTCGTGCTCGCAGCCGGCGAGCGCTTCGAGCCGGCAGCCTTTTACGCCTTCGTCGAACGGACACTGCCGGCGTATGCTCGCCCGCTGTTCGTGCGTCTGGCTCAATCGATGGACGTCACCGGCACGCTCAAGCACACCAAGCTGCGGTTACAGGCCGAAGGCTATGACCCCACTCGCATCGCTGACCCGTTGTACTTTCGTGACGAGCGCCAACGAACCTATGTCGCGCTCGACCTTACAGTGGCGCGACGTATCGACGCCGGCGAGGTCAGCGTGTAG